The Phragmites australis chromosome 13, lpPhrAust1.1, whole genome shotgun sequence DNA window AAGACTTCAACTGCAtctcaaatttaaaaatagtttGTGGGATCGTCATGGAGTTTCTGCGTCCGACGAAGTATAACAAGTTGATGCAACGTTGGTGTTCTGCTCCAAAAGATCATCCCAGGTCTTACTCTGAAATTATTTAATTATCTGAGAATACCATTTGAGTGCAACAATAATGTCATCGTCTTACAAGCATGTATCATGAAATAGGGAATATCAAATGTATTATGGTCGAATGTCACATAATAGCAGGCGTTCCATACTTGAACTGTGTTTCTCTTTTGTATCCTGGTTCACATAAAACATATGTTAATTGTATTCTCGACAGGACAATCAGATGTATGATTTGTATTGAATCTAAACTGAAGTGAAGCGTTGACCTTTTTAGTATATACTTCAAATTCAGTGGTATGTGTAGCAGGATGTATGGGCAACTTATTAACAACCGACACTAGTGACGAGCAGGGGCGCGCCATCTTTCTATTGCCATCTCTAGTGCTCGGGAAAGTGCAACGGACTGCATGTTAAAAGAAGTAAATGTTGCATGCTTCTACTTAATCACTGTGCCATTGCCCACTCTGAACGTGCCATTTGGCGGCCCTAATAGCGGCTGCCTCGACATTGCAGCTTTGACCATAGAGCATGACGGACGGTAAGATGCTAAATTGGAAAATCGAAGAGAAGGAAGATAAGAAGATGGCTTAATTGACAAATCGCAGAgaaggaaaataaaataaaaatagaaccGCTTGGATCGGGGGTTTGAACCCGACGTGAATCGAACACGCAACCTTCTGATCTGGAGTCAGACGCGCTACCATTGCGCCACGGATCCGCTGGTGATACTTGGGACCTCTTAGTACATATTATTCTTTATCTGCCCACCAGCTCATTCCTGTTTCTTCGTCGATCATGCATTCGTGCATGTTTTGACATGCGAGTGTAAGGACTAATGCGGTTGCCTAAGTTTGCACTTCAGTGGAAGACCAATAAATCTGCATGCGTTTtcatttgttcttctttgtcCATGAAAAGGACAGAGGTCAATAATCACGCTCTGCACGTTCACGCAAAGTTAACTATCGATTCTTCACGGTCCACAGCAGGACCATCGCCGAATTAATCAACTCAGGAAGCAAAGACGTGAACTAGGATCATGGATCGACCAAGTATTAATGCCACGTCTTCTGTCGACTTCAGTTCCCGCAAAAAGGAGCACTTCAATTGGATACTGGCTAGCTTGTAGGTAAGCACGGACGAGTTCGGGAGTTGATGAACAGTTGCAGGCGTGAGCAGATCGAGTCAGAGGCGCAGAGCAACGCGACAGGCGGAGCTCATAGGGGTAACTAATGACTGAACTCTTCCACCGTGGAATCACGAACGCAACGAGCAGCTTCATTCAAAGCAGCGGCAGGCTCCCCACCGCGCCTGCCTCACTGGCCAGCCCCAGTCACCTCTCCGCTCACGGATCCTTCACGCACTCGCAGCCGCGGAGCTGCAGCCGTCGTCGTTGCAATGCAATGCAGGGCCAGGGCCAGGGCCTCCTCCTCGATTCAAAACGCGGCAGCTGTTGAGCGCTTTTGCCCTTTCCCGCGTCGCGATCGACCCATAAATGAAGAGGAGCGCCCTGCCGGCCTGCGCCGCGCGCGTCTCGTCGCGCCCCCGCTGCAGGCCGCAGGGTCATTGAATCCTTGTGAACGGCCGAGCGGGGCGCCGGGGCCGAGGATCATGTGACGCACAATCAAAGGGCCCGTCCCGCGCAGCCCGCTGCGCCTCTCATCAACGGCCAGCGCTGTTAGCTAGCTCCTCTCGCGATCCTACATGCATGCACGAGAGTATATATATGCACGGCCTGCACTCTCCAGTCTCCATTCCGTTCAGTCTCCTCACGCAGCATCATCTCAGCCTCTCGGAGTCTCAGTGAGCAGCCAGTGTACACACCGAGCTAAGCTCTTGCACTCCTCTTTGGGCTGATGAGGAGGCACGCTCCTGCCGCCAGAGCTCACTGCATCCTTCTTACTCTGACGGTTGTGTTGCTGCTTGCTGCCGTGAGTGATGGTATCAGACCAGCTCCTGGTAAGTGCAACCGCATGATACGATGCATCCGGTTTCTTGTAATTATGCAGTGTGCTGGCCATTGACTGATGTGCTAACGAACTTTGGGGACCTCATGCCAACAGCTGATGCAAAACTGGTGCACGGACAAGAGAAGTTCACCGCTGCATCACAAGTATGATACGTGAACCTTCTTGACTCAGTACTCTCGATCTGCAGTATTCTGCACACGCACGTTCAGTGGCTAGATACAACGATATATAGATATCTAGATCAGCTCACCTGCTGACACGTTCGTAATAAATAGCAGGGGAGCAGCGGGGACGACGGTGTCCTGCTGCAGGAAGAGGTGCACGCGACGGGGTCGACCCTGCCGGACTGCTCGCACGCGTGCGGCGCGTGCTCGCCTTGCAGCCGCGTCATGGTGAGCTTCAAGTGCTCCGCCGCGGAGCCGTTGCCGTGCCCCATGGTGTACCGCTGCATGTGCAGGGGCAAGTGCTACCCGGTGCCCTCCAGCTGACGCCGATCGATGCTGGGGTAGTGAGATGACCAGCTCAGGCACGCGAAGGGAGCAGTTTGTATCTCGTCGAAGCTTCTAGAAACTTCAGCTGGGGGACTGAGATTACGTGACTGCTAATTTCGGAGCAGTTGTAAATGATGACCGATGAGTCGTTAGCTAGTACGTGTATTGTGACAAGTTCCTGGGTTATTCCTTCTGTTTAGAAATAGTagactttttaaaaaaaaatcaaattttatgtattttgattaatatttaattaaattataaaaacatctaatatataaaaattatacaacagattcataaatcaaaataatttcatactGTATAtgttttatagctataaatgatatatcttataaaaaaaccttaatcaaaattcaattttaaagatcgagaaaaaaaatacatatactaTTTTTAAACGAAATAAGTAGTAATTTTTGGATGTCAGGCAGTCGGTGTAGGGTGGAAATGTCTCAAGAGACGCTTAGAAACTAAGCTCTATGTACTGCTCTGTTTAGTCGATGTAAGataattatttttgttaaagCAAACCTTTATGTGTAGGCCGCCTAACTCATCTGCATGATTGGATCGAATCAAGGTACAAAAGGTAAACCCGTGGCTATCGCTATTGTGCCAAACTAGTCTCGTTTAGGGTCTGTTTATTTGAGCTTAtgtttttaggtttttttgaaaaattatgcttttgatttgtctgaaaagctgtttttggaATAGGTTGTTAGCTTCTACAataatttttaacttctcagcacataACTTCTTAGACAAGCGTatctcagctttagtttattttcctcaaaAACAGATTTCTGATTTATCCAAAAATTACTTCTACAGAATCTCATTTGTTCTAACTTCTGATTTTTGCCAGTAACAAAATCAGagaacaaacagggcctaaattTGGCTACCACATACACGTGGGGCTATACGGTGCAAACACATGTCcgggtgtttttttttttttgacatacTAGGCACCGACAATCAATATAACAGCTACAATAAACTACTGTATCTGCTAGTTGACTCCCACTTGTACTCTCACGTTCCTAGTATTGGTCATTTCCACATTCCATATTGTTTTCTAAAGAAAACGAATCTTCGGGCTATTAAAATCTGGCATCGCATCCATTCGATAATATGCATAGATTTTTTCCCACAATGAAAAAGGACAACAAAAGACCTCTAAATACAGTACAGAAGCATACTAAAAAACACCGTAGCCACCGCGAAAAGAAAATGCATACCTCCCAATCGCGTCACGTTCTCATTCTTTTTGCAAATTTAAAACTGTTTCGAAGATCTGACCAATCAAACAAACGCTTATGACGCCAATCAAAAGAACACGACACACCATCGTCCACTATGGCTCACCAACTAAATTAGTGCTCTCAAATCATCCACCAAACCTACTAAACAAGTATAACACCCATACCAACTGATGGGCAGATCCATCTACGGACAGAGAGGGCTTCATTTTTTGGCATGAATgaagaagagaaaaggaaaataaagaagagaaagagctCTTGtatttagggtttatttgtaTAGTCGGTGGTTTTAGATCTTCTAGCTAGCTAAGTAGGTAACTGTAACTGTTAATTTTAgttgttagtttttataataaatttttagtttttcagCATATCTAAAAGTCAGAAAGACAGAACCTAtttatcagcttttagtttattttaatcTCATCTACTTCTTCGAACAGCtaaaaactattaaaaattAGATCAGAAACCAACCGTTTAAatatttaaactaaaaataactTATATAAACAGAGAGTTAATGATTCTAGACCCATCATTGCAACTGGTGTGTACTAAGCAAGAACACATACAAAAGACCAAGATTGCCAACCAAGCTGGTCGCGGCGAGCGTGTGCACGTGGCAGAAA harbors:
- the LOC133889373 gene encoding protein EPIDERMAL PATTERNING FACTOR 2-like isoform X1 — encoded protein: MRRHAPAARAHCILLTLTVVLLLAAVSDGIRPAPADAKLVHGQEKFTAASQQGSSGDDGVLLQEEVHATGSTLPDCSHACGACSPCSRVMVSFKCSAAEPLPCPMVYRCMCRGKCYPVPSS
- the LOC133889373 gene encoding protein EPIDERMAL PATTERNING FACTOR 2-like isoform X2, with the protein product MRRHAPAARAHCILLTLTVVLLLAAVSDGIRPAPADAKLVHGQEKFTAASQGSSGDDGVLLQEEVHATGSTLPDCSHACGACSPCSRVMVSFKCSAAEPLPCPMVYRCMCRGKCYPVPSS